CTGGCCCATCATCACGCACGTGGTCGCGCTCGACGTCGACGAGGATGAAGAGACGGTGCGGGCGAAACGACTCGTCGAGGGCGACATCGAGGAGATCGAAACCGTCGAAGCGCCGATGCCGGCGTTCATCGTCGCCGATCCCGAATTCGAACCCACCTATCGGAAGGCCGCCCATCGACTCACCCTGAAGGACCTCCGAGCGGAGACGAAAGAACGCGCCGAAAACCACGAGGAACTCATGACGACGTGGAACCACGAGGACCTGAACCTCGACCCGGACTACATCGGGCTGGACGGCTCGCCGACCATCGTTTCGTCGGTCGACCCGATTCCGAAAGCGCCCGCCGAGCGCGAGGCGACGATGGTCGATCCCGGTGATGGCGAGGGGATGGGCGAGGTGTTCGACGCGATGGAACCGTTCGCAGGCGGGCGAACAGGGGCGGCGGGTGACTGACTCATGACTGATGATATCGACCCCGGCGAGCACACTGTCGAACAGTTGCAGGACGAGTTGGCGAACATCGACAGCCCGCGCGAACTCGAAGGGTTGCTCGACGCCGAAAAGGACGGCGAGCAGCGACAATCGGCCCAAGAGGCGATTCGCGCCCGGATGCGCGCGGTGAGCACCGACGAGGACACGGCAATCGAGGAAGGGACCGAAACTGAAGGCGAGTATCGCGAGTCGGCCGACGAAATCGAGGGCGAAGCGGACGAAGGGGAAGGCAGTGCGGACGAGACCGGAGACCTCGCCCTCGATCCGGGTGAGTACGACATCGCGGAGTTCGGTCCGGCGATCAAAGACATCGACGACCCCGCCGAACTTGAGGCGATTCTCGACGCCGAACAAAGCGGTGAGAACAGGGACAACGTCAAAACGCTCGTCGAAAGTCGCATCGAGAAGGTGAGCGAAAGCGACGCCGACGAGGACGACGACATCGACCCGACCGACCTCTCGACGGCCGAACTCGGCAACGCCCTCCAGGGCATCGACGACATCGAGCGCTTGCAAGACGTTCTCGACGCCGAACAGGGCGGCGAGGGCCGGAGTGCGGCGACGAACCTGATTCAAAAACGCATCGAGTCGGTGCAGGAAAATGAGGAACCCGAGGAAATCGAGGTCATACCCCCTGAAGAGAAACACCCTGACCTCGACCACCCGACGGCGGACAAACAGTACGTCAAAGCGCTCGAGGATGGTATTTATCGGGACATGTGGGTCTACTGTGAGACACAGGCGGGCGACCTCATCGACGTCTCGAAGGAGATGCTCGGGAAGGCCCGCGAGTTGATGGATACCTACAACGACGACTACGGGGTCTCCGCGAGCGAAGCGAGCGGAGGCTCGGAAGACGAGCAGAGCGAGTCTTCCGGCGCCGACGAGCGTGTGGTGGCCGTCCTCATCGGTAGCGACGTCGAAAAACACGCCGCGGACGTCATCGCCTACGGGGCTGACGTGGTGGTGTATCACGAAGACGACAGATTGGATAGATTCCAGCACAAACCCTACACCGAACTGTTCTGTGACATGGCGCGCGCGGGTGCGACCCCCGGCGAGAGCCGCGGGAGCGAAGCGGAGGTCGACTGGCGCGACTACGACGAACCCCGCTATACGGTGTTTCCGGCGACGAACAACGGGCGAGACCTCTCGGCGCTCGCACAGGGCGAACTCGATTCGGGGCTGGCCTCGGACTGTTCTGACCTCTACATCGAGGAGGCGATGATCTCGAACCCCGCGAAGACGGGTCGGCCGGGCGCGAAAAAGGAGTTCGAGCGCGTGCTCCACATGAAGCGCCCGGACTTCTCGGGGTTCGAGTATTCGACCATCCTCTGTCTCGACAACCCGACGAGAGAATTTCACCCACAGGGCGCGTCGGTGATCCCGGGGAGTTTCGACCTGCCGGAGCCCGATCACGACCGGGAAGGTGAAGTGATCGAACACGACCTCGAACTGGACGAGGAGTGGCTTCGAGTCTCCGTGACCGACCACGACCGACTGGACGAGGGCGTCGACCTCACCGGTCACGACGTGGTGGTGGCGATGGGCCGGGGCATCGGCGACGATCCCACCGAGGGGATGGAACTCGGCATCGAACTCACCGAAACCTTCGACGACGCCGGACTCGGCGTCTCGCGTGGGATCGTCACCGGTTCGTACGAGTTCGACGGCCACGTCGAGCGCTACACCGCCGAGGAGCGCCAGATCGGCGAGACCGGACAGGTCGTTGAACCCGATCTCTACATCGCCGCTGGGATTTCGGGGGCCGTCCAGCACAAAGTCGGGATGGACAACTCGGGCACTATCGTCGCCATCAACACCGACCCCGACGCGCGCATCCGGGACTTCTCGGATTACTTCGTCGAGGGCGACCTCTTCGAGGTACTTCCGGAACTCACGGCGGCGCTGAAGGCGGGCGAACTGAGCAGCGACGAGATCGCGGCCGATGGAGGGAACAACGATGACTGAGAACTACGAACACTACGAGGCGGTGGTGGTCGGCGCGGGACCGGGCGGCGCGGCGGCGGCCGCGACGCTCGCACGCAACGGCGTCGAAACCGTGGTACTGGAGCGCGGCGTCGATGCCGGCGCGAAGAACGTTTCGGGGGGACTCATCTACGCCGAGGAGTCCGCACCGTACACCATCGATGGGCTCCTACCGGGCTTTCGCGAACACGCGACCGAACGCCCGGTGACGGACTACTACATCCACAACATCGCCGGCGAGAAGGTCAAGACCTTCGACATCACACGGGGTCACGAGCAGGACACCGAGTGGGCCGATGCAGTCCTGCGCCGGAAGATGGACTCGTGGATGGCAGAGCAGGTCCACGAACTCACCCGCGAGACTGGCGGTGGCCTGCTCACTGAAGTGACGGTCGATGGGTTGCTGCGAGAGAACGGCGAGATCGTTGGCGTCACCTGCGAGGAACTCGACCCCATCAGAGCCGACTTCGTCGTGGCCGCCGACGGCGTGAACTCCGAACTCGCCCGGGAGGCGGGGTTGATGGACTGGGAGGAACCTGACGAGTGGTTCCAGGGTGTCAAAGCGGTCGTCGACATGCCCGGCGACGTCATCGACGAGCGCTTCGACATCGCCGAGGACGAAGGCGAGGCGCACCTCTTCTCGGGCGACCTCTACGACGATGTTCGTGGCGGGGGCTTCCTCTACACCAACGAAGATTCCCTCTCGATCGGGAACGTCTTCCACCTCGACAGCATCGTCGCGGAGGGCGCGGAGGTCCAGGACCTGCTCGACGCACTTCTGACGCACCCGCTGCTCGCCCAGTGGCTCGGTGACGAGTACGACGAACGGGAGTATTCGGCCAAACTCGTCCCCGACTCGAAGAAGGCCGCCAACCCCTCGCCCCACGAGGGCCGACTCGTCCTGGTGGGAGATGCGGCCGGGCAGATGCAGGCACAGGGCCCCATCATCAAGGGGATGAACCATGCGGTGACGGCCGGTGCACTCGCCGCGGAGGCGTTCGTCGAGGCGCGCTCGCGCGGAAAGCCCGACTCGGCGGGCAAGCGCTACGAGCAGCGCCTGCACGACGAGGGCGTGATGGGCAAACTCCGCCCCACCCGCTACGAGGTGGCGAGCGCGGTCGGCGAGAACGACACGGCCACCCGCATCGCCGAGCGCGCACTCGATTCCTCGCTCGGGCACGTCGGCATGCGCGTCGCCGACAGGGGCGGCCTGCTCGGGCGGGCCTACGGCTCGCCGTATCTGGCGACGATGATGCCCGACACGAAGACGCCGTACGTCTCCTTACCCACTGCCATCGCCGAAACGCTCGGAACGGAAATCGACGCCGTGAACGATATCGAACCCCCGAGTCTCGAAGAGCGCATCGGTGAGTTGACCTACGACACCGACGTGGGCAACCCACATATCACGCTTGACGACAACTCCTTCGAAGCGAGCGGCGCGGCCGTGACGGCCTGTCCGGTGAGCGCCGCGGACTTCGGCGGCGGCTGCTATCGCGAGGAGACCGTCCAATCGAACGGCGACGAAAAGCGCGTCGTGAGCCTCGACACCCAGCCCTGCGTCGAGTGTGGTACCTGCGCCGTCGTCGCCGACACGCAGTGGGAACATCCCCGTGGCGGGAAGGGCGTCGAGTTCCGCGACGGATAGATGACGTCGGGCTATCGGGACCGAATCGAGACCCTCGCCGCGCGGGCCGCCAACGATCGAGAGACGTTCGACCCACCCTCGAACCCCCCGGACGAGGAGCGCGCGATGGGATTTCTTCGGGAAGGTCTCGGGCCGCTGGTGGCGCTGTATCTCGAAGCCCGAACGGCCGACTGGGACGTCGAGTTTTCGGGCGCGGAGTTGGAGAAGTTTCACCGCGCGACGAACGACTGGCTCGCGCTGTACACGCAGTGTTACGGGGTCACGATGGACCCCGACACGACCATCAGGAAGGCCGCCGAAGTCCTCATCGAGACGCACAACATCCGCGACACCGCACAGCTACTGACGCAGGTGCCGCCGCGCGAGTCCTGATCTCAGTCCCGTGCGCGCCAGCGCCCGCCGAGTTCCGTTCGGTCGTAGTCGTCGAACGCGCCGTCGATGAAGACCGTCACGCGACCGTTCTCCTCGCTGAGCGTGACGGTTGCGACCACGTCGTCGCGCAGCGAGGTGTCGAGCGCGCTCATGTGGCGCGACCCCATCCAGTCGGCGTAGGCCATCGGACCGCCGTTTCGCTCTTCGAGCGCCGCTCGACTGGGGTCTTTGAGTCGGACCATCCGTTCTTGGAGCACGCCGTCGATGCTCGCGACGACCGCGCCGTCCATGCGCTGAGCGGTCGCCCTCGCCGCCGTGTGGAACGCCTCGATGTCGCCGAAGACGCTCGCACAGCGCTCGACCGGCCAGCGGTTCGCCCCCATCGGATCGGCGTACTCCTCGACCGAAGTGCCCGAAACGACGGCCAGATAGAAGCCGGGACCGCTGACGTGTGGCTCGCCCCAGCGGTCGAACTCCAGACTGATGGCTTCGAGACAGTAGCGCACGATGTCGACCAGTTCCTCGACGCGCCGATGGTGGGCGTACGCGATGGTGAGTTCGTCGCGCTCGCGCTCGGCGCGCTCGTCGTGTACCGGGCGTTCGTCGCCCCGGACGTCGTCTACTGGAACCATCGGCGAAGCGAGTAGCGGGCCCGTGAGGATAGCCCTTCGTTGCGTTTCGCTATCAGTACCGTGTCCTCGGCCGCGCGCGCCACCTCCTCGGGAATCGCACCGAAGACGAACTGCTGGAGCACGCCCTCGCGGGTCGCGCCGATGACGGTCATGTCGTGTGCACCCGACCGGTCGGTGATGGCGTCGAGCACGTCGTCGTCCTCGACGACGGTGGTCTCGACCGTGACGCCGTGCTCTTCGAGGCGCGTCGCGGTCTCCTCGGCGCGCTCGCGTGCGTCGTCGGCGTCGCCGTTCGGTGGGACGACCCGAAACACCTCCGCGTGCGCACCCGTTGCCCGACAGACCGCCCGGCATATCTCGGCGCTGAGGTCGGCGTGTGGGCCGCCGGCGGTCGGCAGCAACACCGACTCGAGGTCGCCGGTCGCATCCGAACCGAGGCGCTCGACGAGGACGTCGCAGTCGGCCTCGGCCGCTATCGTGTCGACGACGCTGCCGAAGACGATTTCGCGGCGGCGCGACCCTCGTGATCCCCAGCCCATGAGCACGGCATCCGTATCGTACTGTGTGATAGTGTTGAGGATGGCCGATTCGACGTCGTGGCTGATGCGGATCGTCGCGCTGATCGGGACCTCGGTGTCGTGGGCCTCGATCGTCCCGTGGAGGTCGTCGCTCTCGTCGGCATCGACCTCTATTTCGGGACCCGTGTCCGCCCCGCCGTCGGCCCTCGTGTTCAGGGCTCGCCGGAGCACCTCGCGCTCCTCGTCGACGTACTCGCTGCCGCGCGACAGCGGCGTCTGTTCCGGCACCTCGACCACGCTCATCGCGAGCACCTCCGCACCCCGGTCGGCGGCGACGTCGGCAGCCGTCCGGAGGAGCTGGTCGACGTTCTCGGGGTTGGCGATCGGCACGAGCACCTGTTCGTCGCGGTCGGTCGGACTCCGCTGGGAGACTACTGTGGGTGTCTCGCGTTCGATCTCCTCGGTCGACGGCGAGCGTCCCTTCCACGCGAGCCAGAAGGCGACGCCGATCCCCTCCACGATGAGTCCGAAGATCACGGTTCGAAGGCCGAGACTCGCCATCAGGACGACGTTCAACACCGCCCCGAGCGCCGGGACCCACGGGACGAGCGGGACCGTGAACCCACGGTCGAGGTCGGGGAACTTCCGTCGGGAGGCGATCAGCGCGACGTTGACGACCGCGAACCCAGCGAGTAACAGGACGTTGGCGACGCTCGTGACGCCTTCGAGACCGAGATGCACGCCGAACAGGGGGAAGCCAGCCAGCGCGTGAATGGCGCTCGCCTCGCCGCTGCCCGGTGCTTCGCCGAAGACGAACGTGAACAGCAGGATGAACACTAAAATGAACCCGCCGGTGAGCAACACCGACTTGTAGGGGGTACCGTAGTCGGGGTGGAGCTCCTCGAACTGTTTGGGCAGGTGGCCCCGGCGGGCGAGCGCGAGCTTCACTCGCGAGCCGGCGAGGATGGTGGCGTTGGCCGCGCTGATCATCGAGAACAGCGCGCCGCCGATGATGACGTAGAAGCCGGCGGAGCCGAGGTAGTACTGGGCGGCGTACGCCATCGAGACCTCGCCGTTCTGGGCGACGTACTGTGTCGGACTCAGCCCGCCGAGGTCGGTGTTCGACGCCAGAAACGAGAGGAACTGGCCGTCGTTGATCGCGACGACGATGACGACGACGACCAGCGCGTAGAAGCCGATGACGACGAGCATGCTGATGTAGAGCGCGCGCGGAATGGTCGTTCCGGGCTCCTTGATCTCGTCGGCGTTGGTCGCGATCGCCGAGAAACCGACGAACGTGATGAACACGAGCGCGCTCGTCGAGCCGATGCCGACGATGTTGCCGACGTTGTCCGCGAACGACGTCACCACGACGTCGGCCTGGAACGCCTGGAGTCCGCCGTAGAGAAACAGCACCAACAACAGGAGCTTGGCCGCGGTGACGACGATCTGGAACTGGCTCGACTCCTCGCTCCCCCGGCTGTTGATGAACACGAGGAGACCGAGCACCGCGACCCCCGGCAGCCAGTACGGGATCGACTGCGGGATTCCTACTAACGGGTAGATGAATCGGTAGAACCAATCGGAGAAACTCGCCAGATAGAACGCCGCGCTCGCCGGGTAACCGACGATCATCGTCCAGCCCATGATGTACGTCCAGTTGGATTTGAACGTCTCGAAGACGTACATGTAGCCGCCGCCGCTCTCGAAGTATACCGAGGAGAACTCGGCGTAGGCTGCCGCGGTGAGCGCGGCGATGAGCGCCGCGAGGACGAACGAGAGGATGGCCGCCGTACCGACGTTCGAGACCGCGAGGCCCGAGAGCACGAAGATGCCCGCGGCGATCATCGTCCCGATGCCGATGGCGAGCGCCCCTAAGAGGCCGATGTTGCGGTCGAGTTCCGTCGAGACGTCGTCGGAGTCGGCGGCTGCCGCGTCACTCATTGTATCCGAAGGTATGCCGTCAGCCGTTTCAGTGACTCCCTTTCAGAGGCCGGCAACCCCCACGAGCCGGCGGCCGTGCTCCGTTCACCGCCCGTATCGGAACCCGGCGTTCGTATCAAATATCCGAAATCGCGGTCAACAGTTAAGTAACGTGGTGTGCTACCGACGGCCATGCAAGTATCGGAGGCGTTCGAGTTCACCCATGAGGACCGCAAGAGCATCTATCAGTGTATCGAGAACAGCGACGGTCCGATCAGCGCCGAGGAAGTCCGTGAGTCGCTCCGGCTCGATCCGAGCGGCTTTCGCCACCACGTCGCCATCCTGAAGCGCGACGGGTTGGTTGAGGAGCGCGGCGGGCGACTCCGGGCGACC
This window of the Halococcus sediminicola genome carries:
- a CDS encoding electron transfer flavoprotein subunit beta/FixA family protein, yielding MHSVVLTKGVPDFREGQVAFDEDGHLERGNTPTVMNPNDKHALRTALQTKVRHGGQLSVMSMGPPGYGDVLGEAMESVYADDLYLLSDRELAASDTWATAITLATGLQKLDETPDLVFAGFKTADGETGHTGPQACWCLDWPIITHVVALDVDEDEETVRAKRLVEGDIEEIETVEAPMPAFIVADPEFEPTYRKAAHRLTLKDLRAETKERAENHEELMTTWNHEDLNLDPDYIGLDGSPTIVSSVDPIPKAPAEREATMVDPGDGEGMGEVFDAMEPFAGGRTGAAGD
- a CDS encoding amino acid permease, producing the protein MSDAAAADSDDVSTELDRNIGLLGALAIGIGTMIAAGIFVLSGLAVSNVGTAAILSFVLAALIAALTAAAYAEFSSVYFESGGGYMYVFETFKSNWTYIMGWTMIVGYPASAAFYLASFSDWFYRFIYPLVGIPQSIPYWLPGVAVLGLLVFINSRGSEESSQFQIVVTAAKLLLLVLFLYGGLQAFQADVVVTSFADNVGNIVGIGSTSALVFITFVGFSAIATNADEIKEPGTTIPRALYISMLVVIGFYALVVVVIVVAINDGQFLSFLASNTDLGGLSPTQYVAQNGEVSMAYAAQYYLGSAGFYVIIGGALFSMISAANATILAGSRVKLALARRGHLPKQFEELHPDYGTPYKSVLLTGGFILVFILLFTFVFGEAPGSGEASAIHALAGFPLFGVHLGLEGVTSVANVLLLAGFAVVNVALIASRRKFPDLDRGFTVPLVPWVPALGAVLNVVLMASLGLRTVIFGLIVEGIGVAFWLAWKGRSPSTEEIERETPTVVSQRSPTDRDEQVLVPIANPENVDQLLRTAADVAADRGAEVLAMSVVEVPEQTPLSRGSEYVDEEREVLRRALNTRADGGADTGPEIEVDADESDDLHGTIEAHDTEVPISATIRISHDVESAILNTITQYDTDAVLMGWGSRGSRRREIVFGSVVDTIAAEADCDVLVERLGSDATGDLESVLLPTAGGPHADLSAEICRAVCRATGAHAEVFRVVPPNGDADDARERAEETATRLEEHGVTVETTVVEDDDVLDAITDRSGAHDMTVIGATREGVLQQFVFGAIPEEVARAAEDTVLIAKRNEGLSSRARYSLRRWFQ
- a CDS encoding electron transfer flavoprotein subunit alpha/FixB family protein; this encodes MTDDIDPGEHTVEQLQDELANIDSPRELEGLLDAEKDGEQRQSAQEAIRARMRAVSTDEDTAIEEGTETEGEYRESADEIEGEADEGEGSADETGDLALDPGEYDIAEFGPAIKDIDDPAELEAILDAEQSGENRDNVKTLVESRIEKVSESDADEDDDIDPTDLSTAELGNALQGIDDIERLQDVLDAEQGGEGRSAATNLIQKRIESVQENEEPEEIEVIPPEEKHPDLDHPTADKQYVKALEDGIYRDMWVYCETQAGDLIDVSKEMLGKARELMDTYNDDYGVSASEASGGSEDEQSESSGADERVVAVLIGSDVEKHAADVIAYGADVVVYHEDDRLDRFQHKPYTELFCDMARAGATPGESRGSEAEVDWRDYDEPRYTVFPATNNGRDLSALAQGELDSGLASDCSDLYIEEAMISNPAKTGRPGAKKEFERVLHMKRPDFSGFEYSTILCLDNPTREFHPQGASVIPGSFDLPEPDHDREGEVIEHDLELDEEWLRVSVTDHDRLDEGVDLTGHDVVVAMGRGIGDDPTEGMELGIELTETFDDAGLGVSRGIVTGSYEFDGHVERYTAEERQIGETGQVVEPDLYIAAGISGAVQHKVGMDNSGTIVAINTDPDARIRDFSDYFVEGDLFEVLPELTAALKAGELSSDEIAADGGNNDD
- a CDS encoding diadenylate cyclase yields the protein MVPVDDVRGDERPVHDERAERERDELTIAYAHHRRVEELVDIVRYCLEAISLEFDRWGEPHVSGPGFYLAVVSGTSVEEYADPMGANRWPVERCASVFGDIEAFHTAARATAQRMDGAVVASIDGVLQERMVRLKDPSRAALEERNGGPMAYADWMGSRHMSALDTSLRDDVVATVTLSEENGRVTVFIDGAFDDYDRTELGGRWRARD
- a CDS encoding FAD-dependent monooxygenase; the protein is MTENYEHYEAVVVGAGPGGAAAAATLARNGVETVVLERGVDAGAKNVSGGLIYAEESAPYTIDGLLPGFREHATERPVTDYYIHNIAGEKVKTFDITRGHEQDTEWADAVLRRKMDSWMAEQVHELTRETGGGLLTEVTVDGLLRENGEIVGVTCEELDPIRADFVVAADGVNSELAREAGLMDWEEPDEWFQGVKAVVDMPGDVIDERFDIAEDEGEAHLFSGDLYDDVRGGGFLYTNEDSLSIGNVFHLDSIVAEGAEVQDLLDALLTHPLLAQWLGDEYDEREYSAKLVPDSKKAANPSPHEGRLVLVGDAAGQMQAQGPIIKGMNHAVTAGALAAEAFVEARSRGKPDSAGKRYEQRLHDEGVMGKLRPTRYEVASAVGENDTATRIAERALDSSLGHVGMRVADRGGLLGRAYGSPYLATMMPDTKTPYVSLPTAIAETLGTEIDAVNDIEPPSLEERIGELTYDTDVGNPHITLDDNSFEASGAAVTACPVSAADFGGGCYREETVQSNGDEKRVVSLDTQPCVECGTCAVVADTQWEHPRGGKGVEFRDG